CGGGAACCTGGTGCCCGGGTCGTCGAGGAGACCGCCGGCGTCGGAGAGCGTGAACACGCCCACCGGGCTGCGCTCGTCGCCCTCGCGGTGGTCCGTGCTCCACCCCTGCTTGCCGTTGTGCGTCGGCCAGCTGTCGACCCGCTGCCACGCGTTCCCGTGCTTCTCGTACAGCACGGCGGTGCCGTCCGGGGAGTTCTTGCCGTCCCCGTACACCGTCAGGATCTGGCGGGTGCCTGCCGGGACCCGCTGCCACATCCGCTCACCGACGCCGGGGACCCGGGCCGGTTTCACGGTCGGAGTGGGCCGGGCGGACCCCGAAGGACCACCCGGCCTCGGGACGTCTCCGTGGCGGACCTCGGTCCGCTCGCCGCCGCACGCGGCCAGAGTCGTCAGAAAGAATCCACAGGCCGTCATAGCGACCATCGCACGTCTTACGCCGCCTCTTCGCATGAACCCATGCTGGACACGCCGGACCTGACGATCCACTCGACGTTGGTCCAAATAGCCTTATTCGCTTCTCTTTGGAGCGTGTCGGGCGCGTGGGACGGGCCCGGCGAGGGGGTCGAGAAGGTACTGGATCCGGCCCGCGCGAGACCCGGACGCCGAGGCCGCGCGCGCGAGCGGGCCGCACGGCCGTCCCACTGGCTTCCCGTCACCTCTCACATCGTCAGCCCCGTTGCCCGGCCGGAACGGCGGCGGAAAACCGGTTGCCTTCGGCTGCTTCGCGCGGCGAACCTGTCACGACTCTCGCCGCCGCCACCGCGGCGCCTGTGCCCTCGACCCGAACCACTGGGACGTCATGCAGATTCAAGACCTTCCGTATCCCGACCCGGGTGTGCCGGACGCACGCTCGGGTCCCCGATTCCTGTGGTGGCTGGGGCGCAACCAGCTCGGCGGCCAGCTGAGAGCACTGGCCTGGGGACTGCTGCACTTCTGCTCCGTCTCCGCGCTGCCGTTCTGCGTCGGTGTCGCCGTGCAGGCCGTCGTCGACCGCTCCGGCACCCGGCTGGCCCTCAGCGGCGGCCTCCTGGTCCTGGTCTGCGTGGGCAACGCGCTCGGCGACACCTTCCTGCACCGCGCCGCGGTGACCAACTGGATCACCGCGGCGGCCCGGGTCCAGCAGCTCCTGGCCCGCAGGACCGCCCAGTTGGGCTCGGCGCTGACCCGGCGGGTCGCCGCCGGAGAGGTGGTGGCCGTCTCCACCGGCGACGTCGAGAAGATCGGCTGGTTCGTGGAGGCCGTCTCCCGGTTCACCGCGGCGGCCGTCACCGTCGTGCTGGTCTGCGTCGCCCTCCTGGTCTACCAACCGGCGCTCGGCGTGGTGGTCGCGGTGGGCCTGCCCGCGCTGGCACTCGCCGTGCTGCCGCTGCTGCCGCGCGCCACCCGGCGGGCCGACGTGCAGCGCGAGAAGGCGGGCCGCGCCACCGAGCTGGCCTCCGACACCGTGGCCGGTCTGCGGGTACTGCGCGGCATCGGCGGCGAGGAACTGTTCCTCGACCGCTACCGCCGCGCCTCCCAGGAGGTCCGGCAGGCGGCCGTGCACAGCGCCCGCATGTGGTCGCTGATCTCGGCCGTCCAGGTCCTGCTTCCGGGTCTGCTGCTGATCGCCGTCGTCTGGTACGGCGTGCACCTGGCCCGCGAGGGCCGCATCACCGTGGGCGAACTCGTCACCGTCTACAGCTCCGTCATGGTCCTCACCTACCCCCTGCGCCACTTCGAGGAGATCGCCATGGCGTACTCCTTCTCCCGCCCGTCCGCCAAGCGCGCGGCACGGGTGCTGTCACTGGAACGGACCGCGCCCCGGAGCGGGCCACGGCGGACGGAGGTCGACGCTCCGGCACCGGACCTCCCCGGTCCCGCGGACCGGCCGGCGGCCGACTCGTCCCTTCCCTCCGGGGACCTGTACGACCCGGCGACCGGACTCCTTGTGCCCGCGGGGGTCCTGACCGCCGTGGTGTGCGGGGACCCCGACGCGGCCGGCCGCCTCGCGGAGCGGCTGGGCGGCCACCCCGAGGAACCCGGCCCCTCGGCGCTCCTGGGCGGCGTGCCGCTGGACGAGCTGCCGCTCGGCCGGGCCCGCACGGTCGTCCTGGTGCAGGACAAGGACCCGGTGCTGCTCTCCGGTTCGCTGCGCGAACTGCTCGACGTGCCCGCCTCGGGCGAGGTCACCGCCGACGCGGCGCTCGCGGCGGCCCGGTGCGGTGACGTCCTGACGGCTCTGGCCCAGGCGTCGTCGGCCGCCGAGGACCCGATGGACGTCCGCATCACGGAACGCGGCCGGTCCCTCTCCGGCGGCCAGCGCCAGCGTCTGGCCCTGGCCCGCTCTCTCGTCACCGACCCGGAGGTGCTGGTCCTGGACGAGCCGACCTCCGCCGTCGACTCCCACACGGAGGCCCGGATCGCGGAGGGTCTCAAAGATCTGCGGTCCGGACGCACCACCGTGGTCCTCACCTCCTCACCGCTGCTCCTGGACCATGCCGACCGCGTGGTCCTCGTCCACGAGGGCACGGCCGCCGCCGTCGGCGCCCACCGCGAGCTGGTGCGCACCGACCCCCGGTACCGATCGGTGGTGACCCGCGAGACGGACGAGGAGCGGGCCGCGGGAGCCGAGACGCCCGTGGAGAACGGCGAGGGCGCCCTGCGGGACGCGCTCGAAGAACTGGAAGAGATCGAGGAGACCGCATGATCGGCGTGGCCCCTCCGGCGTACGACCCGGCGGCACCGACGACGGCCGACACCCTGCCTGTCGGCGCCCCGTCGACCGTCCGCGCCTACGTGGGCGAACTGCTGCGCCGCCACCGGCGGGCCTTCGTGCTGCTCGTCACCGTCAACACCGTCTCGGTCCTCGCCTCCATGGCGGGCCCGTGGCTGCTGGGCGATCTGGTCGAACGGGTCTCGGACGGGACGCGAGAACTGCGTCTCGGGACGACCGTCACCCTGTTCGTGCTGGCGCTGGCCGTCCAGGCGGTGTTCGTGCGCGAGGTGCGGCTGCGCGGCGCGATGCTCGGCGAACGGATGCTGGCCGACCTGCGCGAGGACTTCCTCGTCCGGTCGGTGGGCCTGCCGCCCGGCGTGCTGGAACGGGCGGGCACCGGCGACCTGCTGTCCCGGATCACCACGGACATCGACCGGCTCGCCAACGCGATGCGCGAGGCCGTGCCCCAGCTCGCCATCGGTGTGGTGTGGGTGGTGCTGCTGCTGGGCGGACTGGTCGTCACCGCTCCGCCGCTGGGCGCGGCCGTGCTGCTGGCCCTGCCGCTGCTGGTGGTCGGCTGCCGCTGGTACTTCCGGCGGGCGCCGTCCGCCTACCGCTCGGAGGCCGCGGGATACGCCGCGGTGGCCGCCGCGCTCGCCGAGACGGTCGACGCCGGGCGCACCGTGGAGGCGCACCGGCTGGGCGAACGCCGCATCGCCCTGTCGGAGCGGCGCATCAAGGAGTGGACGGCCTGGGAACGCTACACCCTGTGGCTGCGGTCGGTGCTGTTCCCGGTCGTCAACATCACCCATGTGACGGTGCTCGCGTCCGTACTGATGGTCGGCGGGGTCTTCGTGCTCCAGGGCTGGTTGGGGGTCGGCCAGCTCACGACGGGCGCCCTCATCGCGCAGATGCTCGTCGACCCGGTGGGACTGATCCTGCGCTGGTACGACGAGTTGCAGGTGGCGCAGGTGTCGATCGCCCGGCTGGTCGGCGTCCGCGACATCGAGCCGGACGCCGGGGACGCCTCGCTGGCTCCCGACGGACGGAAGGTGCACGCGGACCGGGTGCACTTCGGCTACCGCGAGGGTGTCGACGTGCTGCGCAAGGTCTCCCTGGAGGTCGAACCGGGGACCCGGCTGGCCCTGGTCGGGCCCTCGGGCGCCGGCAAGTCCACACTGGGCAGGCTCCTCGCCGGTATCTACGCCCCCCGGGACGGCCGGATCACCCTCGGTGGCGCCGAGCTGTCCCGGATGCCCGCCGAGGACGTCCGCTCCCAT
The sequence above is drawn from the Streptomyces sp. SAT1 genome and encodes:
- a CDS encoding ABC transporter transmembrane domain-containing protein, with protein sequence MQIQDLPYPDPGVPDARSGPRFLWWLGRNQLGGQLRALAWGLLHFCSVSALPFCVGVAVQAVVDRSGTRLALSGGLLVLVCVGNALGDTFLHRAAVTNWITAAARVQQLLARRTAQLGSALTRRVAAGEVVAVSTGDVEKIGWFVEAVSRFTAAAVTVVLVCVALLVYQPALGVVVAVGLPALALAVLPLLPRATRRADVQREKAGRATELASDTVAGLRVLRGIGGEELFLDRYRRASQEVRQAAVHSARMWSLISAVQVLLPGLLLIAVVWYGVHLAREGRITVGELVTVYSSVMVLTYPLRHFEEIAMAYSFSRPSAKRAARVLSLERTAPRSGPRRTEVDAPAPDLPGPADRPAADSSLPSGDLYDPATGLLVPAGVLTAVVCGDPDAAGRLAERLGGHPEEPGPSALLGGVPLDELPLGRARTVVLVQDKDPVLLSGSLRELLDVPASGEVTADAALAAARCGDVLTALAQASSAAEDPMDVRITERGRSLSGGQRQRLALARSLVTDPEVLVLDEPTSAVDSHTEARIAEGLKDLRSGRTTVVLTSSPLLLDHADRVVLVHEGTAAAVGAHRELVRTDPRYRSVVTRETDEERAAGAETPVENGEGALRDALEELEEIEETA
- a CDS encoding ABC transporter ATP-binding protein, encoding MIGVAPPAYDPAAPTTADTLPVGAPSTVRAYVGELLRRHRRAFVLLVTVNTVSVLASMAGPWLLGDLVERVSDGTRELRLGTTVTLFVLALAVQAVFVREVRLRGAMLGERMLADLREDFLVRSVGLPPGVLERAGTGDLLSRITTDIDRLANAMREAVPQLAIGVVWVVLLLGGLVVTAPPLGAAVLLALPLLVVGCRWYFRRAPSAYRSEAAGYAAVAAALAETVDAGRTVEAHRLGERRIALSERRIKEWTAWERYTLWLRSVLFPVVNITHVTVLASVLMVGGVFVLQGWLGVGQLTTGALIAQMLVDPVGLILRWYDELQVAQVSIARLVGVRDIEPDAGDASLAPDGRKVHADRVHFGYREGVDVLRKVSLEVEPGTRLALVGPSGAGKSTLGRLLAGIYAPRDGRITLGGAELSRMPAEDVRSHVALVNQEHHVFVGSLRDNLLLARTDAADAELWAALGAVDADGWARALGDGLDTEVGSGGLALTPAQAQQVALARLVLADPHTLVLDEATSLLDPRAARHLERSLARVLDGRTVVAIAHRLHTAHDADVIAVVEDGRVSELGSHDELVAADGAYAALWRSWHG